The genomic interval GAAACGAATATCGATTGGTCATTCGCGAGACGGCAGGAGAGCGTGAGAAAACATTGTGTGTGGCAACCGATGCGATCATTCGTAACCCAAGGATTTCGCCCCGTGGAAATGAGATTGCTTTTCATCGACGCGACATTCAAAACAATCGATGGGCGTTGTGGGTGATTCCGACCTCCGCATCGGAGGGTGACTCTAGTGCACGTGAGTTGCTCGCTGACATTCGCGTGCAGGAAGATTTTCGACACGTCGGTCCGACCTGGAGCCCTCACTCATCAGGCTTGTGGTGCTTTGCCAACACCAATGCACAAGCACACTATCCGCTCCAATTCGTTCGCGTGTCGGACGCCAGTTCGTTCACGGTCGAGTATCCCCTGCCGATCACGTCGGCATCCGAAGCCGCGTGCAATCCGGTGGTGCGCCGTCCCGTACTTCTGTTCGCCGGACACACCAGCAAACCGAGAGACATCTTCGCGATCGTACTGAGTCATCAGCCATGAGCGGACGCTTGACTCGTATCGTTTTGACAGCGTACCTGTTCATTGTGGCGAGTGGCCTCGATGCAGCGCAGCCGTTGCGTGAGCAGTTATTGGATGTGATCGCCTATCACCGAATCCAATTCTCGGGTAGCGAGTTGGCCCGACGCACCTACACGCTGTACGAAGATCAGTTTCATCGCATGAATGAAACTGAAAAGGCTGCCATTGCGGGCTGTTTTGCCACGCTGTCTGCGTTGGAGTTGAGGGACTGGACGACAGTCGCGGAATGCTTGTCGGATTCACCAGACAAACAGAAAGCCTGGCTAAGCGATTTCAAGTCGATGCCATCTGACTCACTTCACAATGCTCGAGAAGAACTGATTTCTCGAATCAACGCCCTGCTTGGTGAAATGGACTCCGATCAATGGGACTCTAGTCTCGGCGCCGACCACGGCCCAGATGACAACTTGTTCGACGCAGGCGTTACAATTCGTGTGGCAGGAAAAGTTGACTTTGACTATCGATTCATCGATCCCGGTGTTTTTCGTTTCGCCGCTGAGTCACAGACACACCAATTGTTGTCCTTGGTCGACGATACGAGCGATGTGGAATCGTTGCTGGTTCGCTTGTGGTGTGAACGGTTGATGGAGGACACCGAATCGGCAGCAGACACCACAGACCAGATCGTTCAACTGGCGACCGCTGGCAAACTGTCGGCGTCTCAAAAGGAAGAATGGCAGTACTTGCTCGCCACGCTGGCCGAGTTGCGAGGTGAATCGGACTCCGTTGAAACATTTTTGGAGTCCCGATTGGAAAAGTCACCAGAGGGCGTCTGGGCTCATCGTGCGTTGGGGCTTTTGTCGCTCAAACCAGACCAGCGACTTTCGATCCTGCAAAATTCGGCCAGCCGGTACGCGGAAGGTGCCCATCCGCTGTCCCATCAGGTATTGTCCAATCGGCCGGAGCAAACCAGTGCGGTCCTGGATCGATACTGGGAGATTGCCTGGGCTCATCGTCGCGTCGACGTTCGTGACCATCGATCGTCGGCATCCGAAACAGACACGCCTGTATCTCGACAATCAACTCGGCAATCCGCTCAAGACGCGTATCGATTGATTTCCGAATTGATGTCGCCGACCGTACTCGAATCATGGCGACCCATCGACCTGCTGCGGATCGCGTTGCTCATGGATGCTACAGCCGCGGTCGGCGACACCGAGACTTGGCAGTTGTACATCGATGAATCCTTGAGAGAAAAGCATCCGATACTCAACCCGCTGACGCGACTTTCCAGAGACTTCTCGGGACTTCGCCGCACGACATCGACGTCGGGTGAAATCGAATCCTTGCAACCCGATCACTCCGAAACACTGGTGACCCTGCTTTGGGGCAACGGGCAGACGGTCACGGTAGCAGATGCTGCGACTCCCGTTGCTCCGGAAACCTCGCGGTCTCGATGGATCTATGCCAGCGTGGTTCTGGCCGGACTTTGTCTCATTGCGATGTTCGTGCTGCGTTCGATGAGGAGACGTACCAGATGAGCATGACATTGTGCCGAAACTGCAACACTCCCTTTGAGTTAGCACCGTCAGCCGACGGAACGCTGAGTTGCCCAAAATGCGGCAAGCGATACCGTGTGGCGGCGGAGCACAAATCGCCATCACAATCAAGCACAACGGCCGATCCAGTTCCCAGTGAACCCGACGGCGCGAGCGACCAGAATTGGAACGTTGAATTGCCAACCACCGCATCGTCTCAGCCCGACCATGCCGGCCCTGGGTTCGCTCCATTGGCGAAGGTGCAAACGCCGATGGTTCAGATCGACATCAGCGACTCGTCCTCTGATGCCGCGAAATCGCGAACGTGGATTCCCATCGCCATTGGTGCTGCCGTGTTGACTGGTGCGCTATTGATCGGTTGGCTGGCATTGAGGAGTTCCAACTCAAATTCGGTTGCGGAAAAGGACTCGCAGGCGGACCAGCGTTCTGCTGCTTCGGTCGATCGCGACCGCGAAGCCCAAGACGTCGGCGCGGATTCTGGAGTCTTGGACCTCAGCGATTTGACCGCACTGGATTCCCTGGAAACCCTCGGAGCCGATGCGACGGACACGACATCGCAGAGAGATACCTCCGGCAACGCTTATCGCTGGCCGGCGGACGTTTCCCTGATGCAGATTCCCGCTGGACAAATCGCGACTTTAGATGGTGTGATTCAAACGGAATTGACCGACACAGGATTTGGCGCGATCACATTGCTGCTGCCGACGCCTCCGGGAACGCATCAACTGCAAACCAGCAGCGAACAATCGGGGCGTGAGGTTCGATCCAGCGGATTCTTGGCGTATTATCAACAGCAACGAAAGCGATTTGCTGGCGTGGAAGGGCTGGACTTAGAGAAACTCTCCGTTGAGTATGTGAAGGAGCGCGGATGGTTTCGCGAGCCGATTCTACCGCACTTGATTGGTGACGCGTATTGGCAACAAGGCGAGACCGACTCGGCTGTCAGATTTTGGCAAGCAGCCGTCCGCGTGTCGCCCGGATTTGCACCATCGCACCTGAATCTCGCCTACGCCGCGTCCCAGTCTGGTGAGAGCGCCGTGGCCGTCCGTGAACTGCACCATGCGTCGGCCTTGAACGTCCAGGACACGTACTCAATTTCCACACACCTCATTCGACTTCAGCGAGACTTAGAATCAGAGAGTGTCACGATCGGCAGCATGCGATACTCACCGCTGGACTATCTGCCCAGTTTCCCATCTGACACCAAGTCTCAACGTGTTTTGGATGTTTTGCTGACACTGAGAGACTTGGCCACCTCATCGGAGGACAAAGCCGCATGTATCAACAACATTGGCGTCTATCTGCAACATGAACTCAAACAACCCGGAGCTGCCGTCAACTACTTTTTGCAAGCCCGTCAGGAATTCAATCCCGACAATGCTGCCAGCGAATCGTTTGTATTAAAAACGATCCTGAACAACTTAAGTGAAAGCGCCGAGACTGCGGGATTCGCAGACGCAACGCTATATCGCCGGCTCGCAGTACAATCCCCATAGACACCGATTGATAATTCATCGTCATTGACCCGAATGCCCACTGGACCTTATTCATCGACGCATCGCTCACCGTGTTGCGGAACACTCCGCGACGGACGATCGGGTGCTGCGCAGTTAATGAGTCGCGCATCGGGCACGCGCGTTTTCATTCTGTGGCTGTTGGTGGTCTTGGCGTGTGTCTGCGGCTTTGGATTCAGCGTTGCCGTTGGCCAAAATCCAACTCCCAAGCGTCCTCCGCTGGTGACGATCCATCCCAAAACCAAGGAGATCACCGTCACCGTTTACGATATCATCCTTTTGGCTGATCGCACGGAACTCTACGCAAACCCGATTTGGTCTGACCAGGACAGACGTCCGTCGAACTATCGGATCCGGGATCAAATCATTTATACGCCCTACGATCGTAAGGAAGGCGGTATCGGCTTTTCCACGGATCGAATTCACAGCATCACCTACTGGGAATCGCTCGCCGAAGTCGAAGCACTCGGCCGCATGCGGTCGGGAGACTATC from Stieleria varia carries:
- a CDS encoding tetratricopeptide repeat protein — translated: MSMTLCRNCNTPFELAPSADGTLSCPKCGKRYRVAAEHKSPSQSSTTADPVPSEPDGASDQNWNVELPTTASSQPDHAGPGFAPLAKVQTPMVQIDISDSSSDAAKSRTWIPIAIGAAVLTGALLIGWLALRSSNSNSVAEKDSQADQRSAASVDRDREAQDVGADSGVLDLSDLTALDSLETLGADATDTTSQRDTSGNAYRWPADVSLMQIPAGQIATLDGVIQTELTDTGFGAITLLLPTPPGTHQLQTSSEQSGREVRSSGFLAYYQQQRKRFAGVEGLDLEKLSVEYVKERGWFREPILPHLIGDAYWQQGETDSAVRFWQAAVRVSPGFAPSHLNLAYAASQSGESAVAVRELHHASALNVQDTYSISTHLIRLQRDLESESVTIGSMRYSPLDYLPSFPSDTKSQRVLDVLLTLRDLATSSEDKAACINNIGVYLQHELKQPGAAVNYFLQARQEFNPDNAASESFVLKTILNNLSESAETAGFADATLYRRLAVQSP